A single genomic interval of Bradyrhizobium sp. AZCC 1693 harbors:
- a CDS encoding CBS domain-containing protein, translating into MKVKDAMHKGVDWVSPDTPITEIAKLMRAHDIGCIPIGEDDKLVGMVTDRDIVCKGLAGNGFDASRAKARDVMTDGIHCCREDDDLAKAVHHMETLKVRRLPVINKSKRMVGMISLGDISHSSHATSGDLVSEYVKSVAAHH; encoded by the coding sequence ATGAAAGTCAAAGACGCAATGCACAAGGGCGTCGACTGGGTCAGCCCCGACACGCCCATCACTGAAATCGCCAAACTGATGCGAGCGCACGATATCGGCTGCATTCCGATCGGAGAGGACGACAAGCTGGTCGGAATGGTGACCGATCGCGACATCGTCTGCAAAGGGCTTGCTGGCAACGGTTTCGATGCCAGCCGCGCCAAGGCGCGCGACGTCATGACCGACGGCATCCACTGCTGCCGGGAGGACGATGATCTTGCGAAAGCGGTGCATCACATGGAGACGCTGAAGGTCCGCAGGTTACCGGTGATCAACAAGAGCAAGCGGATGGTCGGCATGATCAGCCTGGGTGACATCAGCCATTCTAGCCATGCTACATCAGGTGATTTGGTGTCCGAGTACGTGAAGAGCGTTGCGGCCCATCACTGA
- a CDS encoding carbonic anhydrase, translating into MCEKCVSNQLHPTAPSRRSVVLFAASALGLMLADAANAKDTKTPPKPQNVLSPDAALKKLMEGNARYVDGTSRRHDFKHEREVLVGGQNPYAAVLSCADSRIAPEYAFDSARGDLFVCRVAGNFANDDTVASMEYTVAVLGTPLILVLGHDNCGAVDATIKSLKDNKPPPGHIPSLVAAIAPSVKASAQQSGNALDNAIRQNVIDNVAKLKSAAPILNAAVEQNKLKVVGGIYRLATGKVELLS; encoded by the coding sequence ATGTGCGAAAAATGCGTCTCAAATCAGCTTCATCCGACGGCGCCCTCGCGGCGTTCCGTAGTTCTTTTCGCGGCCTCGGCGCTTGGGCTGATGCTCGCCGACGCAGCTAACGCCAAGGATACGAAGACCCCTCCTAAGCCGCAGAACGTGTTGTCGCCGGATGCCGCCCTCAAGAAATTGATGGAAGGAAATGCGCGCTATGTTGACGGCACATCGCGGCGTCACGACTTCAAGCATGAAAGGGAAGTATTGGTTGGAGGTCAGAACCCTTACGCGGCCGTTCTGAGCTGTGCGGATTCGCGCATAGCGCCCGAATATGCCTTCGATAGCGCTCGCGGTGACTTGTTCGTCTGCCGCGTGGCCGGCAATTTCGCTAATGATGATACGGTTGCCAGCATGGAATACACCGTCGCCGTGCTTGGCACGCCGCTGATCCTGGTGCTTGGTCACGACAATTGCGGTGCGGTCGACGCGACGATCAAATCTCTGAAGGACAACAAGCCGCCGCCGGGACACATTCCGTCTCTCGTGGCCGCGATTGCGCCCTCGGTGAAGGCGTCAGCACAGCAGAGCGGAAATGCGCTCGACAACGCCATCCGCCAGAACGTGATTGATAACGTCGCTAAGCTGAAATCGGCCGCACCGATCCTCAACGCAGCCGTCGAGCAGAACAAGCTCAAAGTGGTCGGCGGCATCTACCGGCTTGCAACCGGCAAGGTTGAGCTGTTGAGTTGA
- a CDS encoding caspase family protein — protein MRLARSLSIFSMCLVVMSGLAGHLNTAAAQQPEKRIALVVGNAAYAKSPLATAANDAGLIAQTLQAAGFDVIGARDLDGDTLRKSFRDFIQKAESSGPDTVAMVYLAGYGLQLAGENYFVPVDSAINRDSDVPIEALRTGDYIRQLASLPLKAGIVVLDAARQQPFVSGQIASGLALVEADPHMLIAFNAAPGTVAPAEQGPYGIYAQSLAEMIRTGGLPLPEVFNRLRLRVNEASKGAQVPWDSQKVDAAFTFFERAPDAPAQPSADQVAAVRSKPIRELGVQDAYAQVLERDTLQGYEDFLGAYPDDPMAKRVRAIAAARREAITWRRTYRADTPNAYWSYLRRYPNGPHAADARRRLAILTAPIEPPPTFDVIDYDVPPPPPEEFIYVDRPVLAFGDPEFDFVPPPPAPVYYLPPPPDDFVVLEPPPPPIGLFILPQPIFVPIPVYVRPPRYVAPPPNNIIFANIHNTTVINNVINRPPAAPAAGPGARPVGAAGLPAGTVAPGRGGAAPGLPPAVAQRATLIQQGKAPVPPSATINPAARAGLPGAGQTGVPNARQPVNAPAGLTTTQPLPRTNALPVPGAKGAPPAPSAAVNPNARPAPRATPPGSVAPAATGARPAIGATAPTVPVVPPKPGVSGLAPSTTAAPRRPAAAVAPKPQLQPELRRAPPPSAANVARPTPPPAARVASPSPPPPRITAPPPRMAAPPPARMAAPSPPPRMAAPPPPRMAAPPPPPPRMAAPPPQARMAAPPPRPAPAPAAAARKCPPGARC, from the coding sequence ATGCGGTTAGCAAGAAGTTTGTCGATCTTCTCGATGTGTCTGGTCGTGATGTCCGGACTGGCTGGACATTTGAACACCGCCGCCGCGCAGCAGCCGGAAAAGCGCATCGCGCTGGTGGTCGGCAACGCCGCCTATGCGAAATCGCCGCTGGCGACGGCGGCAAACGATGCCGGCTTGATCGCGCAGACCTTGCAGGCGGCCGGCTTCGACGTGATCGGCGCCCGCGATCTCGATGGCGACACACTGCGCAAGAGTTTTCGCGACTTCATCCAGAAAGCCGAAAGCTCGGGGCCGGACACGGTCGCGATGGTGTATCTGGCCGGTTACGGGCTGCAATTGGCTGGCGAGAACTATTTCGTGCCGGTCGATTCCGCGATCAACCGCGATTCCGACGTTCCGATCGAGGCGCTGCGGACCGGTGACTACATCCGTCAACTCGCCTCGCTGCCGCTGAAGGCCGGAATTGTCGTGCTGGACGCGGCGCGGCAGCAGCCGTTCGTCAGCGGCCAGATCGCAAGCGGTCTCGCGCTGGTCGAGGCGGACCCGCATATGCTGATCGCGTTCAACGCCGCGCCCGGAACCGTGGCGCCGGCCGAGCAGGGGCCGTATGGCATCTACGCCCAGTCGCTGGCCGAGATGATCCGGACCGGCGGCTTGCCGCTGCCGGAAGTCTTCAATCGCCTGCGGCTTCGCGTGAACGAAGCCAGCAAGGGCGCGCAGGTGCCTTGGGACAGCCAGAAGGTCGACGCGGCCTTCACGTTCTTCGAGCGCGCACCGGATGCGCCGGCGCAGCCGTCGGCGGATCAGGTCGCCGCCGTCCGCAGCAAGCCGATCCGCGAACTCGGTGTGCAGGACGCCTACGCGCAGGTGCTGGAGCGCGACACGCTGCAGGGCTATGAGGATTTTCTCGGCGCTTATCCCGACGATCCGATGGCCAAGCGGGTGAGGGCGATCGCGGCGGCGCGGCGCGAAGCCATCACGTGGCGCCGCACTTACCGCGCCGATACCCCGAACGCCTATTGGTCGTATCTGCGGCGCTACCCGAACGGGCCTCATGCGGCCGATGCGCGCCGTCGTCTCGCCATTCTCACCGCGCCGATCGAGCCGCCGCCGACATTTGACGTCATCGACTACGACGTGCCGCCGCCGCCGCCGGAAGAGTTCATCTATGTCGATCGTCCCGTGCTGGCCTTCGGCGATCCCGAGTTCGATTTTGTCCCGCCGCCACCGGCGCCGGTCTATTACCTGCCGCCGCCGCCGGACGATTTCGTGGTGCTGGAACCGCCGCCGCCACCGATCGGGCTGTTCATCCTGCCGCAGCCGATCTTTGTGCCGATACCGGTCTATGTGCGGCCTCCGCGCTATGTGGCGCCGCCGCCGAACAACATCATCTTTGCCAACATCCACAACACGACCGTCATCAACAACGTGATCAACCGGCCGCCGGCTGCGCCCGCGGCCGGACCTGGCGCCAGGCCTGTCGGAGCCGCGGGCTTACCGGCCGGAACGGTTGCGCCGGGGCGGGGTGGCGCTGCGCCTGGGCTGCCGCCTGCCGTGGCGCAGCGGGCTACGCTGATCCAGCAGGGCAAAGCGCCGGTACCGCCGAGCGCCACGATCAATCCCGCCGCGAGAGCTGGTTTGCCCGGAGCGGGGCAGACCGGGGTGCCGAATGCGAGGCAACCGGTGAATGCGCCGGCCGGGCTGACGACGACACAGCCCTTGCCGAGGACCAATGCCCTGCCGGTTCCCGGCGCCAAGGGCGCGCCGCCGGCCCCGAGTGCCGCCGTCAATCCGAACGCGAGGCCTGCGCCGCGCGCGACGCCGCCGGGATCGGTGGCTCCGGCTGCTACTGGCGCCAGGCCCGCCATCGGGGCCACGGCCCCCACAGTTCCGGTTGTTCCGCCGAAACCGGGCGTTTCCGGCCTTGCACCCAGCACCACCGCCGCGCCTCGGAGGCCGGCCGCGGCTGTAGCTCCGAAACCCCAGTTGCAGCCCGAACTTCGGCGAGCGCCGCCGCCTTCCGCGGCAAACGTGGCAAGGCCTACACCGCCGCCCGCCGCCCGCGTGGCTTCACCGTCCCCACCACCGCCCCGTATAACGGCTCCACCGCCGCGAATGGCCGCGCCGCCCCCAGCCAGGATGGCTGCGCCGTCGCCTCCACCAAGGATGGCGGCACCACCGCCACCGCGTATGGCCGCGCCGCCCCCGCCACCCCCTCGCATGGCCGCGCCACCGCCGCAGGCTCGGATGGCTGCGCCTCCGCCGCGTCCGGCGCCGGCTCCGGCGGCCGCCGCCCGGAAATGCCCTCCGGGTGCTCGGTGCTGA
- a CDS encoding DUF2846 domain-containing protein: MLGRGIALLSGALLLSGCMTAKVGTDYAAISQKIGPPKPGQSRVVVLQKKRDGLSMAICACEVRVDGRPMGKVLVGTYAYADLPAGPHQLVASETLFPGETRRDFTTAPGRTYFFLVKSSARHDAVSGMSLVGGLAGVAVAAVATSGSDNLGPGEFIPMDEPAARTMLAELQLAD; encoded by the coding sequence ATGTTGGGGCGTGGAATTGCGTTGCTGTCGGGTGCGTTGCTGTTGTCGGGCTGCATGACAGCCAAGGTCGGAACCGACTATGCGGCGATCTCGCAAAAGATCGGGCCGCCGAAACCGGGGCAGTCCCGAGTGGTGGTGCTTCAAAAAAAGCGCGACGGGCTATCCATGGCCATTTGTGCCTGTGAGGTGAGGGTGGATGGCAGGCCGATGGGCAAGGTGCTGGTAGGCACCTACGCCTATGCCGATCTCCCGGCAGGTCCGCATCAGCTTGTCGCGAGCGAAACGCTGTTTCCGGGCGAGACCAGGCGTGACTTCACCACGGCGCCTGGCCGTACCTATTTCTTTCTCGTCAAGTCGAGCGCGAGGCATGATGCGGTGTCGGGAATGTCACTGGTCGGGGGATTGGCCGGCGTGGCGGTTGCGGCTGTCGCAACGTCCGGAAGCGATAATCTCGGGCCGGGCGAATTTATTCCGATGGACGAGCCGGCCGCGAGAACGATGCTCGCGGAGCTGCAATTGGCAGATTAG
- a CDS encoding helix-turn-helix domain-containing protein, with the protein MSVAQTTKHHADQVQATVARGSAATSAVVASWRRSSNFHRLDPAECNLPRRLSQAEFELARQQIEPLLRAAQSNLDRLFLAVGGVGCCVLLADRNGVPVDRRGAASDNETFKAWGLWTATVWSEECEGTNGIGTCLAEQRALTVHRDQHFYARNTLLSCTSAPIYDHEGRLAAALDVSSCRADLTEGFVNLIAVAVGDAARRIEMENFRLAFPNARFLFAPDINRGGGGFIAVDADDLVIGATRSARVALGVTRNFLKKPLPAADLLGGASSPARDLDQAERAAVQRALARSDGNVSAAAEALGISRATLHRKLRRLELNRAH; encoded by the coding sequence ATGAGCGTGGCGCAGACCACCAAACACCATGCCGATCAGGTGCAGGCGACGGTCGCGCGTGGCTCGGCCGCAACATCCGCCGTCGTCGCGTCCTGGCGCCGGTCATCCAATTTTCATCGCCTCGACCCCGCCGAATGCAACCTGCCGCGCCGGTTGAGCCAGGCCGAATTCGAATTGGCGCGGCAGCAAATCGAGCCGCTGCTCCGGGCCGCGCAATCCAACCTCGACCGGCTGTTTCTCGCGGTCGGCGGCGTCGGCTGCTGCGTGCTGCTGGCCGACCGCAACGGCGTGCCGGTCGACCGGCGTGGCGCCGCGTCCGATAACGAGACGTTCAAGGCGTGGGGCTTGTGGACCGCAACGGTCTGGAGCGAGGAGTGCGAGGGCACCAACGGCATCGGAACGTGTCTGGCCGAGCAACGCGCGCTCACCGTCCATCGCGACCAGCATTTCTACGCGCGCAACACGCTTCTGAGCTGCACGTCGGCGCCGATCTACGATCACGAGGGCAGGCTGGCCGCAGCCCTCGACGTATCATCTTGCCGCGCCGACCTCACGGAAGGTTTCGTCAATCTCATTGCGGTCGCCGTCGGCGATGCCGCCCGCCGGATCGAGATGGAGAACTTCCGGCTCGCGTTTCCGAACGCTCGCTTTCTGTTCGCGCCCGATATTAACCGTGGCGGCGGCGGGTTCATCGCGGTCGATGCCGACGACCTCGTCATCGGCGCGACGCGGTCGGCGCGCGTGGCGCTTGGCGTGACGCGGAATTTTCTCAAGAAGCCGTTGCCGGCGGCGGATCTGCTCGGCGGCGCGTCCAGCCCGGCGCGAGATCTCGACCAGGCCGAGCGGGCAGCCGTCCAACGGGCTCTGGCGCGCAGCGACGGCAACGTTTCGGCCGCAGCCGAGGCGCTGGGCATCAGCCGCGCCACGCTGCACCGAAAGCTGCGGCGCCTGGAGCTCAATCGCGCGCATTGA
- a CDS encoding aminoacyl-tRNA deacylase: protein MTVSPTLQKYLDQSVTYDLIPHAPTMSSTRTAEACHVPGEALAKAVVLRRDGGYMMAVLPASHHLHLSALKSQLGHKVDLASEEEIERLFEDCDRGAVPPLGECYGLDVIIDDSIDAQRHVYMESGDHATLIRMEGEQFARLTAKAWRGHFSTHD from the coding sequence ATGACCGTTTCCCCGACCTTGCAAAAATATCTGGATCAGAGCGTCACTTACGACCTGATCCCCCACGCCCCTACCATGTCATCGACGCGCACAGCCGAGGCTTGCCACGTGCCGGGCGAGGCGCTGGCCAAGGCCGTCGTGCTGCGCCGTGACGGCGGTTACATGATGGCCGTTCTTCCGGCCTCCCATCACCTGCATCTGTCGGCGCTGAAAAGTCAGCTCGGCCACAAGGTTGATCTGGCGAGCGAAGAAGAAATCGAGCGCCTGTTCGAGGACTGTGACCGCGGGGCCGTACCGCCGCTCGGTGAATGCTACGGGCTGGACGTTATCATCGACGACAGCATCGATGCGCAGCGGCACGTCTATATGGAAAGCGGCGATCACGCCACGCTGATCCGCATGGAAGGCGAGCAATTCGCGCGACTGACGGCGAAGGCCTGGCGCGGCCACTTCAGCACGCACGATTGA
- a CDS encoding HTH domain-containing protein, giving the protein MSRAQRLLDLIQLLRGYRRPVSGAVLAEALGISLRTLYRDIETLNAQGARIDAEAAIRRAS; this is encoded by the coding sequence ATGTCGCGCGCGCAGCGCCTGCTCGATCTCATTCAGCTTTTGCGTGGCTATCGGCGTCCGGTCAGCGGCGCGGTACTGGCCGAGGCGCTCGGGATTTCGCTGCGCACGCTCTACCGCGACATCGAAACACTCAATGCGCAGGGCGCGCGGATCGATGCCGAGGCGGCGATACGTCGGGCCTCCTGA
- a CDS encoding 30S ribosomal protein S2, which yields MSLPDFSMRQLLEAGVHFGHQSHRWNPKMAEFIFGARNNIHIIDLAQTVPMLHRALQAVSDTVAKGGRILFVGTKRQAQDGVAEAAKRSAQYFVNSRWLGGTLTNWKTISGSIKRLRHLDEVLSSGEANSYTKKERLTLQRERDKLDRSLGGIKDMGGLPDMIFVIDTNKEDIAIQEAQRLNIPVAAIVDTNSDPKGITFVVPGNDDAGRAISLYCDLIARAAIDGISRAQGDHGIDIGAAVQPAREEIPAAAQPTGFQGLAGPRGTADNLKKLTGVSGAIEKKLNDLGIFHYWQLAELDHDTAHKIGEEVGLPSRADAWVAQAKTLTAEAE from the coding sequence ATGTCGCTACCCGATTTTTCTATGCGTCAGCTGCTTGAAGCTGGCGTGCACTTTGGCCACCAATCGCACCGCTGGAATCCGAAAATGGCGGAGTTCATTTTCGGCGCCCGCAACAACATCCACATCATCGATCTCGCCCAGACCGTGCCGATGCTGCATCGCGCGCTGCAGGCGGTATCCGACACCGTCGCCAAGGGCGGCCGCATCCTGTTCGTCGGCACCAAGCGCCAGGCGCAGGACGGTGTTGCCGAGGCTGCGAAGCGCTCCGCGCAGTATTTCGTCAATTCGCGCTGGCTCGGCGGCACGCTGACCAACTGGAAAACGATTTCGGGCTCGATCAAGCGCCTGCGTCATCTCGATGAGGTGCTCTCGTCCGGCGAAGCCAACTCCTACACCAAGAAGGAGCGGCTGACCCTGCAGCGCGAGCGCGACAAGCTCGACCGCTCGCTCGGCGGCATCAAGGACATGGGCGGTCTTCCCGACATGATCTTCGTGATCGACACCAACAAGGAAGACATCGCGATCCAGGAAGCGCAGCGGCTGAACATTCCCGTTGCCGCGATCGTCGACACCAATTCCGACCCCAAGGGCATCACCTTCGTGGTGCCGGGCAATGACGACGCCGGCCGCGCCATTTCGCTGTATTGCGACCTGATTGCCCGCGCCGCCATCGACGGCATCTCGCGCGCGCAGGGCGACCACGGCATCGACATTGGCGCCGCCGTTCAGCCGGCCCGCGAGGAAATTCCGGCAGCTGCGCAGCCGACCGGCTTCCAGGGTCTGGCCGGTCCGCGTGGCACCGCCGACAACCTCAAGAAGCTCACCGGCGTATCGGGTGCGATCGAGAAGAAGCTCAACGACCTCGGCATCTTCCACTACTGGCAGCTTGCCGAGCTCGACCACGATACCGCGCACAAGATCGGTGAAGAGGTTGGTCTTCCGAGCCGCGCCGATGCCTGGGTTGCCCAGGCCAAGACGCTGACCGCGGAAGCGGAATAA
- the adh gene encoding aldehyde dehydrogenase has translation MNKVEFSRTAKAPFERRYGNYINGKWAEPRSGRYFENFSPVNGRLLCEIARSDANDIEDALDAAHAAKEAWGRTSVAERALILNRIADRMEENLDLLALAETWDNGKPIRETTAADVPLAIDHFRYFAGAIRAQEGGLSEIDHDTVAYHFHEPLGVVGQIIPWNFPLLMACWKLAPALAAGNCVVLKPAEQTPAAIMVWAGLIGDLLPPGVLNIVNGFGLEAGKPLASSPRISKIAFTGETSTGRLIMQYASQNLIPVTLELGGKSPNIFFDDVLAEDDDFFDKAIEGFVMFAFNQGEVCTCPSRALIHEKIFDRFMERALKRVEAIVQGDPLDPATMIGAQASSEQMQKILSYIDIGREEGAQVLTGGARNELPGDLSGGFYVKPTVFRGNNKMRVFQEEIFGPVVSVTTFKDDDEALSIANDTLYGLGAGIWSRDASRLYRFGRAIQAGRVWTNCYHAYPAHAAFGGYKQSGVGRETHKMMLDHYQQTKNLLVSYSPKKLGFF, from the coding sequence ATGAACAAGGTCGAATTTTCACGAACTGCGAAGGCCCCGTTCGAAAGGCGATACGGGAACTACATCAACGGAAAATGGGCCGAGCCGCGCTCGGGCCGCTATTTCGAGAATTTCTCGCCGGTGAACGGCCGGCTGCTTTGCGAGATCGCGCGCTCCGATGCCAACGACATCGAAGACGCGCTCGACGCCGCCCACGCCGCCAAGGAAGCCTGGGGCCGCACCAGCGTCGCCGAGCGCGCGCTGATCCTGAACCGCATCGCCGACCGCATGGAGGAAAACCTCGACTTGCTCGCGCTCGCCGAGACCTGGGACAACGGCAAGCCGATCCGCGAGACCACCGCGGCCGACGTGCCGCTCGCCATCGATCATTTCCGCTACTTCGCCGGCGCCATCCGCGCCCAGGAAGGCGGCCTTTCCGAAATCGACCACGACACCGTCGCCTATCATTTCCACGAGCCGCTCGGCGTCGTCGGCCAGATCATTCCGTGGAACTTTCCGCTGCTGATGGCGTGCTGGAAGCTGGCGCCGGCGCTGGCCGCCGGAAACTGCGTCGTGCTGAAACCGGCCGAACAGACCCCGGCGGCGATCATGGTGTGGGCAGGCCTGATCGGCGACCTTTTGCCGCCGGGCGTGCTGAATATCGTCAACGGCTTTGGCCTCGAGGCCGGCAAGCCTCTGGCCTCATCGCCGCGCATTTCCAAGATCGCCTTCACCGGCGAGACGTCGACGGGCCGGCTGATCATGCAGTATGCCAGCCAGAACCTGATTCCGGTGACGCTCGAACTCGGCGGCAAGTCGCCCAACATCTTCTTCGATGACGTCTTGGCCGAGGATGACGATTTCTTCGACAAGGCGATCGAAGGCTTCGTCATGTTCGCGTTCAACCAGGGCGAGGTCTGCACCTGTCCGAGCCGCGCACTGATCCACGAAAAGATCTTCGACCGCTTCATGGAACGGGCCTTGAAACGCGTCGAGGCTATCGTCCAGGGCGATCCGCTCGATCCGGCCACCATGATCGGCGCGCAGGCGTCCTCCGAGCAGATGCAGAAGATCCTGTCCTATATCGACATCGGCCGCGAGGAGGGCGCGCAGGTGCTGACCGGCGGCGCGCGCAACGAACTGCCGGGCGACCTTTCCGGCGGCTTCTACGTCAAGCCGACGGTGTTCCGGGGCAACAACAAGATGCGGGTGTTCCAGGAGGAGATTTTCGGGCCCGTGGTTTCGGTCACAACCTTCAAGGATGACGACGAGGCGCTCTCGATCGCCAACGACACGCTCTACGGCCTCGGCGCCGGTATCTGGAGCCGGGATGCGAGCCGGCTGTACCGCTTCGGCCGCGCCATCCAGGCGGGTCGGGTCTGGACCAATTGCTACCATGCCTATCCGGCGCACGCCGCGTTCGGCGGTTACAAGCAATCGGGTGTCGGCCGGGAGACCCACAAGATGATGCTGGATCATTACCAGCAGACCAAGAACCTCCTGGTCAGCTACAGCCCGAAGAAGCTTGGTTTCTTCTGA